A genomic stretch from Thauera sp. GDN1 includes:
- a CDS encoding transcription termination/antitermination NusG family protein, producing MENEMDQNLNLTDAAAPEPAPGPWYVVLTKPRQEHHAAEQLRRQGYTVYLPMHHTWQRRQGVWRCEQAVWFARYLFVSTAGQGRLSVAPIRSTRGVSALVGFGAALAVLPQPVVVHLMQLEAQARRQPADGISPFRPGDAVHIDTGPLAGLGGIVASSARQRVEVLMTLLGQERQVSCSPDLLRRVA from the coding sequence ATGGAAAACGAGATGGATCAAAACTTGAACCTTACCGATGCCGCGGCACCCGAACCGGCGCCCGGTCCCTGGTATGTCGTGCTCACCAAGCCGCGGCAAGAACACCACGCCGCCGAGCAGCTGCGGCGCCAGGGCTACACGGTCTATCTGCCCATGCATCACACCTGGCAACGGCGGCAGGGCGTGTGGCGCTGCGAGCAGGCGGTGTGGTTTGCCCGCTATCTGTTCGTCAGCACTGCGGGGCAGGGCAGGCTCAGCGTCGCGCCCATCCGCAGCACGCGCGGAGTGAGCGCGCTGGTGGGCTTCGGCGCGGCGTTGGCCGTGCTGCCACAGCCGGTGGTGGTCCACCTCATGCAGCTCGAGGCCCAGGCCCGGCGCCAGCCCGCAGACGGCATCAGCCCCTTCCGGCCAGGCGACGCCGTGCACATCGACACCGGCCCGCTGGCCGGGCTCGGCGGCATCGTGGCCAGCAGCGCGCGGCAGCGGGTCGAGGTGCTGATGACCCTGCTGGGGCAAGAGCGCCAGGTCAGCTGTTCGCCCGACCTCTTGCGTCGGGTAGCGTAG